Proteins encoded within one genomic window of Deltaproteobacteria bacterium:
- a CDS encoding Hsp20/alpha crystallin family protein, producing the protein MKGLTRWDPFRELSTLHHDVDELFRRAFGDFGGFGRLLKEGSRYPLLETYTQEDRFYLKAHVPGMDPEKIDVSIMGNQLILKGESREDKDVKEKDYMLREIRYGAFERSVPLPEGVDTDDLHAEFEEGMLVISAPVKEEGKAKKIPIEIPKKGIKAA; encoded by the coding sequence ATGAAAGGTCTGACACGCTGGGATCCTTTCAGGGAACTTTCAACACTGCACCATGATGTGGATGAACTTTTCCGGCGAGCCTTCGGAGACTTCGGCGGATTCGGTCGTCTGCTGAAGGAAGGGAGCCGCTATCCCCTCCTGGAGACGTACACGCAGGAAGATCGTTTCTACCTGAAGGCTCATGTCCCCGGCATGGATCCGGAGAAGATCGACGTCTCGATCATGGGCAACCAACTCATTCTGAAGGGAGAAAGCCGGGAAGACAAGGATGTAAAAGAGAAAGACTACATGCTCCGGGAGATCCGTTACGGTGCGTTTGAACGGTCCGTCCCCCTTCCGGAAGGCGTCGACACGGACGATCTTCATGCCGAATTCGAAGAGGGGATGCTGGTCATCAGCGCCCCGGTAAAAGAAGAAGGAAAGGCAAAGAAGATCCCCATTGAAATCCCGAAAAAAGGGATCAAGGCGGCCTGA
- a CDS encoding DUF4388 domain-containing protein — MQIYFEQEGDLRNTSLAVILKSLCDRSETGMLSLDRELMKKSIFFNSGNIVFATSNWENDRLGTFLFRNGILSCEDFERSSELMTPNRRHGEILVELGIISRRNLNWAVKEQVKEIIMSLFLWDRGSFTFISMGPLKDEPITLKTRTLDLILEGTRRIQDWRIVRREIGPLENLYRCCPGAGKIQESLYLKPKEKKVLETLREARSIQEICRELSFGDFEICRILMGLRTVGIIEKAEQPAEVL, encoded by the coding sequence ATGCAGATTTATTTTGAACAAGAGGGAGATCTTCGAAATACCTCCCTTGCCGTGATTCTGAAATCTCTCTGTGACCGGTCTGAAACGGGGATGCTCTCCCTCGATCGGGAGCTGATGAAGAAATCGATCTTTTTCAATTCCGGCAATATTGTTTTTGCGACCTCGAATTGGGAAAACGATCGTCTCGGCACCTTTCTCTTCCGGAACGGGATTCTTTCCTGTGAGGATTTCGAGAGGTCTTCCGAACTGATGACGCCGAACCGGCGTCATGGGGAGATCCTCGTGGAACTCGGGATCATCTCCCGCAGGAATCTGAACTGGGCCGTGAAGGAGCAGGTCAAGGAGATCATCATGAGCCTCTTCCTGTGGGATCGGGGGAGTTTTACCTTTATCTCTATGGGGCCTTTAAAAGATGAGCCGATCACGCTGAAAACCAGGACCCTCGATCTGATCCTCGAGGGGACAAGACGGATTCAGGACTGGCGTATTGTCCGGCGGGAGATCGGTCCCCTCGAAAACCTTTACCGTTGTTGTCCCGGTGCCGGGAAGATTCAGGAGAGCCTCTATCTGAAGCCGAAGGAAAAGAAAGTTCTGGAGACCCTCCGGGAGGCCAGGAGTATCCAGGAGATCTGCCGGGAACTTTCTTTTGGAGATTTTGAAATCTGCCGTATTCTCATGGGACTCCGGACCGTGGGAATTATTGAAAAAGCCGAACAGCCTGCGGAAGTCCTCTGA
- the mutS gene encoding DNA mismatch repair protein MutS, whose amino-acid sequence MSGMTPLMRQYTEIKSRYRDAILFFRMGDFYEMFNEDARKASRVLQIALTKRGKSEGTDIPLCGVPFHAGDGYIAKLVRNGFKVAVCEQVEDPKKAKGIVKREVVRVVTPGTVLEEGMLEERENHFLASLVAENGAVGLAFLDLTTGEFLVSEKKGEGLAEFLLGRFGTFEPKELIVPEEQQDSPLLLEVRRDLPGVPVQPMAGWAFQKAETYRKLTRYFETTTLEGFGCDDLPFGVAAAGALLYYIEETQKGAVSHIQGIRVLRDGKRMFLDSATIRNLELVRCNLDGGRKGSLLAVLDRTRTAMGGRTLRKSLLSPHLDPDEIRRRQGAVADLHDDPALLDDLRDRLDSVHDMERLTGRITLGVANGRDMLSLAESLAPLPEIKELLKDLPAPLLTELRQGIDELQDVREGIEDAIHEDPPLNLREGRLIADGYSAELDELRSIGREGKGWIARLENRERERTGISNLKVKFNKVFGYYIEVTKANLGDVPDDYVRKQTLVNAERFITPELKEYEAKVLGAQERIVELEYDLFRAVREEVAAERRRIQQTASVLAEIDALSSLAEAAREHRYVRPKISGGTALMIREGRHPVLEVLDPSGSFVPNDADMDTEEDRLLIITGPNMAGKSTYMRQVALIVLMAQMGGFVPAAAAEIGVVDRIFTRVGASDALIRGQSTFMVEMNETANILHNATSRSLIILDEIGRGTSTFDGVSIAWAVAEFIHNRIRARTLFATHYHELTELAMTLEGVKNCNIAVREWNDEIIFLRKIVEGGADKSYGIQVARLAGLPPEVIERSKEVLENLERSELGEDGEPVIAHQESGEHVLFQPDLFAGRPHPVLKELQRLDVQNMTPLEALNRLAELKKDVKNG is encoded by the coding sequence ATGTCCGGCATGACGCCCCTGATGCGGCAATATACTGAGATCAAATCCAGGTATAGGGATGCGATACTCTTCTTCCGCATGGGGGATTTTTATGAGATGTTCAACGAAGATGCCAGGAAGGCGTCCAGGGTCCTCCAGATTGCCCTGACCAAGCGGGGGAAATCAGAGGGGACGGATATCCCTCTCTGCGGTGTTCCTTTTCATGCCGGTGACGGCTATATCGCCAAGCTGGTCCGAAACGGTTTCAAGGTGGCTGTCTGCGAGCAGGTCGAGGATCCCAAAAAGGCCAAGGGGATCGTCAAGCGGGAAGTGGTCCGCGTCGTCACGCCCGGGACCGTCCTGGAAGAAGGGATGCTCGAAGAACGGGAGAATCATTTCCTGGCCTCCCTCGTTGCCGAGAACGGGGCGGTGGGCCTTGCCTTTCTCGACCTGACGACGGGCGAATTTCTGGTCTCGGAAAAGAAGGGAGAGGGGCTTGCGGAATTCCTGCTCGGACGATTCGGGACCTTCGAGCCGAAGGAATTGATCGTGCCCGAGGAACAGCAGGACTCCCCCCTCCTGCTGGAGGTCCGCCGGGATCTCCCCGGAGTACCGGTCCAGCCGATGGCGGGGTGGGCCTTTCAGAAGGCGGAAACCTACCGGAAATTGACCCGCTATTTTGAGACCACGACGCTCGAAGGCTTCGGATGTGACGATCTTCCGTTCGGTGTCGCTGCGGCCGGGGCGCTGCTGTACTATATCGAAGAGACCCAGAAGGGAGCGGTCTCCCATATCCAGGGGATCCGTGTTCTCCGGGACGGGAAGAGGATGTTCCTCGACTCGGCTACGATCCGAAACCTGGAACTGGTGCGGTGCAATCTCGATGGGGGCAGGAAAGGTTCCCTCCTTGCCGTGCTGGATCGGACCCGGACGGCCATGGGGGGACGGACCCTCCGGAAGTCTCTTTTGAGTCCGCACCTCGATCCCGATGAGATTCGCCGGCGCCAGGGAGCGGTTGCCGATTTGCATGACGATCCTGCGTTACTCGACGATCTGCGGGATCGGCTCGATTCCGTCCATGACATGGAACGGCTCACCGGCCGCATTACCCTCGGCGTGGCCAATGGGCGGGACATGCTGTCCCTGGCGGAATCGCTTGCCCCCCTGCCGGAGATCAAGGAACTGCTGAAGGATCTGCCGGCGCCCCTGCTGACGGAACTCCGGCAGGGGATCGATGAACTTCAGGATGTTCGGGAAGGGATTGAAGATGCCATTCATGAAGATCCTCCGCTGAATCTCCGGGAAGGGCGTTTGATTGCCGACGGCTATTCCGCGGAGCTGGATGAACTGAGGAGTATCGGCCGGGAAGGCAAAGGGTGGATCGCCAGGCTCGAAAACCGGGAACGGGAGCGGACGGGGATTTCAAACCTCAAGGTCAAGTTCAACAAGGTATTCGGGTACTACATCGAGGTGACGAAGGCCAATCTTGGGGATGTCCCGGACGACTATGTCCGCAAACAGACCCTGGTCAATGCCGAGCGGTTCATCACGCCGGAACTCAAGGAATATGAGGCCAAGGTGCTGGGCGCCCAGGAGCGGATCGTGGAACTGGAATATGATCTTTTCCGTGCCGTCAGGGAAGAGGTCGCGGCCGAACGGCGACGGATCCAGCAGACCGCATCGGTCCTGGCGGAGATCGACGCCCTGTCCTCCCTGGCGGAGGCGGCACGAGAGCACCGTTACGTGCGGCCGAAGATCTCCGGGGGAACGGCGCTGATGATCCGGGAAGGGCGTCATCCCGTTCTGGAGGTCCTTGATCCATCCGGGAGCTTTGTACCGAATGATGCCGATATGGACACCGAAGAGGATCGTCTTCTCATCATTACCGGCCCCAACATGGCGGGCAAATCGACCTACATGCGTCAGGTCGCCCTCATTGTTCTCATGGCCCAGATGGGAGGTTTTGTCCCGGCGGCGGCGGCGGAGATCGGTGTGGTGGACCGGATCTTCACACGGGTCGGTGCCTCCGATGCCCTGATCCGGGGGCAGAGTACCTTCATGGTGGAGATGAACGAGACGGCCAATATCCTCCATAACGCGACCTCAAGGAGTCTGATTATTCTCGATGAGATCGGCCGGGGGACGAGTACCTTCGATGGTGTCAGTATCGCCTGGGCCGTGGCGGAGTTCATTCACAACCGGATCCGCGCCCGCACCCTCTTTGCCACACACTACCATGAGTTGACGGAATTGGCGATGACCCTTGAAGGGGTGAAGAACTGTAATATCGCCGTGCGGGAGTGGAATGACGAGATTATCTTTTTGCGAAAGATCGTTGAAGGAGGCGCCGACAAGAGCTACGGTATCCAGGTGGCCCGCCTGGCCGGTCTTCCGCCCGAAGTGATTGAACGGTCAAAGGAGGTGCTGGAGAATCTGGAACGGAGCGAACTGGGCGAGGATGGCGAACCGGTGATTGCCCACCAGGAGTCAGGGGAACATGTACTTTTTCAGCCCGATCTTTTTGCCGGGCGTCCCCATCCCGTCCTGAAGGAATTGCAGCGCCTCGATGTTCAGAACATGACCCCGCTGGAGGCGTTGAATCGTCTCGCGGAACTCAAGAAAGATGTGAAAAACGGATAG
- a CDS encoding CooT family nickel-binding protein: MCDSNAYLLHGDQEELVMESLDFLRQEEDSVLLRDIFGEEKTVRGRVKELHLSRQRVVLEES; the protein is encoded by the coding sequence ATGTGTGATTCCAATGCCTACCTGCTGCACGGGGATCAAGAGGAACTGGTGATGGAAAGTCTCGATTTTCTCCGGCAGGAGGAGGACTCGGTGCTCTTGCGGGATATCTTTGGAGAAGAAAAGACCGTCCGGGGGAGGGTGAAAGAACTGCACCTATCCAGACAGCGGGTTGTCTTGGAGGAATCTTAA
- the cobU gene encoding bifunctional adenosylcobinamide kinase/adenosylcobinamide-phosphate guanylyltransferase: protein MGNFTFITGGARSGKSDLALRLANKVEGRRIFAATARVTDAEMKERIERHRRERGDSWETLEEPLELVGLVRSLDPAARLLLIDCITVWIANLIIERKWDDERILREVNELAGALRAFPERVIAVTNEVGSGIVPESRLGRRFRDLAGAANRILASAAGRVYLVSMGIPLQLKGEKPATNFTNKS, encoded by the coding sequence ATGGGAAACTTCACATTCATAACCGGCGGGGCCCGGTCGGGAAAGAGCGATCTTGCGCTCAGGCTTGCAAACAAGGTTGAAGGGCGGCGGATCTTTGCGGCCACGGCCCGTGTCACTGATGCGGAGATGAAAGAACGAATTGAACGGCACCGGCGGGAACGGGGGGATTCATGGGAGACCCTCGAAGAACCGCTGGAACTCGTCGGGCTTGTCCGCTCTCTCGATCCTGCGGCAAGGCTCCTTCTCATCGACTGCATTACCGTCTGGATCGCCAACCTGATCATCGAAAGGAAGTGGGACGATGAACGGATCCTGCGGGAAGTGAACGAACTGGCCGGTGCGCTCAGGGCCTTCCCGGAGCGGGTGATCGCCGTCACCAACGAGGTCGGGTCGGGTATCGTGCCGGAGAGTCGCTTGGGGCGGAGATTTCGTGACCTCGCCGGGGCGGCCAACAGGATCCTTGCCTCAGCGGCGGGCAGGGTATACCTCGTCTCGATGGGGATCCCGCTGCAACTGAAAGGCGAAAAACCGGCCACGAATTTCACGAATAAAAGCTAA
- the cobT gene encoding nicotinate-nucleotide--dimethylbenzimidazole phosphoribosyltransferase — MDNTYTKIKTTLAAIQPFDPALAEKVQARLDDLAIPPGALGRLQSLGKQVALIRNTLRPEIRTKKVFTFAGDHGVVAEGVSAFPQEVTREMVKNFVRGGAGINVLARHVGAEVIVVDIGVNADPEELNGVEHCKVARGTKNFTKGPAMTREEAEASLTAGIGLIEKYGRGLDLVGTGDMGIGNTTPSSAIAAVLCGRPAAEVTGRGTGIGAETLRHKVEVIERGIGINRPDPSDPVGVLAKVGGFEIGGIAGLILGAAARRIPVVIDGLISTAGALVAHALQPRVSDYMIAGHRSVEIGHQVMLDHMGLSPLLDLDLRLGEGTGAALAFHIVEAGVKVLTEVLTFTEAGVTEGNGPKVTE, encoded by the coding sequence ATGGATAACACATACACAAAGATCAAAACCACCCTCGCAGCCATCCAACCCTTCGATCCCGCTCTGGCGGAGAAGGTCCAGGCCCGCCTCGACGACCTGGCCATTCCTCCGGGTGCGCTGGGCCGGCTCCAGTCCCTCGGCAAGCAGGTGGCCCTGATCCGTAACACCCTTCGTCCCGAGATCCGCACGAAGAAGGTCTTCACCTTTGCCGGGGATCACGGCGTGGTCGCGGAAGGGGTCTCCGCCTTTCCGCAGGAGGTGACCCGGGAGATGGTGAAGAATTTCGTCCGGGGCGGCGCCGGGATCAACGTGCTGGCCCGCCATGTCGGTGCCGAGGTGATTGTCGTCGACATCGGCGTCAATGCCGATCCTGAGGAATTGAACGGCGTTGAGCATTGCAAGGTCGCACGGGGGACGAAAAATTTCACGAAGGGACCGGCCATGACCCGGGAAGAGGCGGAGGCATCACTGACCGCCGGGATCGGTCTCATCGAAAAATACGGCCGGGGTCTCGACCTCGTCGGCACGGGGGACATGGGGATCGGGAATACCACGCCGAGCAGCGCCATTGCCGCCGTCCTCTGCGGACGACCCGCGGCCGAGGTGACCGGGCGGGGGACGGGGATCGGAGCGGAGACCCTCCGGCACAAGGTGGAGGTGATCGAAAGAGGAATCGGGATCAACCGTCCCGATCCTTCGGACCCGGTCGGCGTCCTGGCGAAGGTCGGGGGATTTGAGATCGGCGGGATCGCAGGCCTGATCCTGGGAGCCGCGGCCCGGAGGATCCCCGTCGTCATCGACGGGTTGATCTCCACGGCGGGGGCCTTGGTCGCCCATGCCCTGCAACCGCGCGTCTCCGACTATATGATCGCAGGCCACCGTTCGGTGGAAATCGGGCACCAGGTAATGCTTGACCATATGGGGCTTTCTCCCCTTCTCGACCTTGATCTCCGTCTCGGCGAGGGGACCGGCGCCGCCCTTGCATTCCATATCGTCGAGGCGGGTGTCAAGGTGTTGACCGAAGTCCTGACCTTTACCGAGGCGGGGGTAACGGAAGGGAACGGTCCGAAGGTTACGGAATGA
- the cobS gene encoding adenosylcobinamide-GDP ribazoletransferase, which yields MNRNLFQKFATAWRFLTVIPVGKEGERTSGEMAASMTLFPGVGFMLGGILLTLHLLLRPVFPASLEGLILIAVLVVMTGALHLDGFADVLDGFAGGRDRESVLAVMRDSRIGAVGVVGLVLLIMVKVFALIENPEMAKGAVLFCLPAAGRLAMLQQAAFSSYARREEGTGKAFADHAGKREFLTGLIVTSVPTLLLLGMKGLLLIFIVVLATESGRRFFVKRLGGVTGDTQGFAGEVAEALFLLCGAAVL from the coding sequence ATGAATCGAAATCTTTTTCAAAAATTCGCCACGGCCTGGCGCTTTCTGACGGTCATCCCGGTCGGGAAGGAGGGGGAGCGTACGTCCGGGGAGATGGCCGCTTCCATGACGCTCTTTCCCGGCGTAGGGTTCATGCTGGGCGGTATCCTCCTGACACTGCACCTTTTGCTCCGGCCGGTTTTCCCCGCGTCGCTCGAAGGGCTCATCCTGATCGCCGTGCTGGTGGTCATGACCGGCGCCCTGCACTTAGACGGATTCGCCGACGTCCTCGACGGATTCGCCGGCGGGCGGGACCGGGAGTCGGTCCTGGCCGTCATGCGGGACAGCCGGATCGGAGCGGTCGGAGTCGTGGGGCTGGTACTCCTGATCATGGTCAAGGTCTTTGCCCTGATCGAGAACCCGGAGATGGCGAAGGGGGCGGTCCTCTTCTGTCTCCCCGCCGCGGGACGGCTGGCCATGCTGCAGCAGGCGGCCTTCTCCTCCTATGCACGGAGAGAAGAAGGCACGGGGAAGGCCTTTGCCGATCATGCCGGAAAGAGGGAATTCCTGACGGGACTGATTGTCACCTCGGTTCCCACCCTCTTGCTCCTCGGCATGAAAGGATTGCTTCTCATCTTCATCGTTGTGCTGGCGACGGAATCGGGGCGGCGCTTCTTTGTGAAACGTCTCGGCGGTGTAACCGGTGACACGCAGGGTTTTGCCGGCGAAGTGGCCGAGGCCCTCTTTCTTCTTTGTGGAGCGGCGGTCCTTTGA
- a CDS encoding histidine phosphatase family protein — MKPEREKSTRTRVYLARHGEVENHASGVYNGRTDVAITDRGRAQMAAIRDRLPGERLSALYCSGLLRTREGMEIIGKGWNLPGKIVPELQERSFGEWEGLTFEGIREHSPRLFAAWREDVNAVRPPGGESLHDLSERVLAAYLPIVERHRGEAILIVAHGGVNRVILAHALKMELRGIFRIGQGFGCLNVIDYYDDGFAQVTLMNG, encoded by the coding sequence TTGAAACCGGAACGGGAAAAGTCGACGAGGACCCGGGTCTATCTTGCCCGGCACGGCGAGGTGGAGAACCACGCATCCGGTGTCTATAACGGCCGTACCGACGTCGCGATCACGGACCGGGGACGGGCGCAGATGGCGGCAATCCGGGATCGTCTTCCCGGTGAGAGGCTCTCCGCCCTTTACTGCAGCGGGCTCCTGCGGACCCGGGAGGGGATGGAGATCATCGGGAAAGGATGGAATCTCCCTGGAAAGATCGTTCCGGAACTGCAGGAGCGGAGCTTTGGAGAATGGGAGGGGTTGACCTTCGAGGGGATCCGGGAACATTCTCCCCGGCTCTTCGCCGCATGGCGGGAGGACGTCAACGCCGTCCGGCCGCCAGGGGGGGAGAGTCTGCACGATCTCTCGGAACGGGTCCTTGCGGCCTATCTTCCGATCGTCGAACGGCACCGGGGGGAAGCGATCCTCATCGTGGCCCACGGCGGGGTAAACCGGGTGATCCTGGCGCATGCGCTGAAAATGGAGCTCCGCGGGATCTTCCGGATCGGCCAGGGGTTCGGCTGCCTGAACGTGATCGACTACTATGATGACGGGTTTGCCCAGGTTACCTTGATGAATGGGTGA
- a CDS encoding cobyrinate a,c-diamide synthase, with protein MRTLIIAGTSSGAGKTTVALGLMTAFAKRGLTVAPFKAGPDYIDPLFHRRVCGRPSYNLDGWMMGKEAVLKTFGRVAAGADIAVIEGVMGLFDGYDAAGDAGSTAEIAKWLGAPVILVVNAGSMARSAAALVRGFETFDEELSVAGVIFNNTGGVRHKEWLFDAVCLNCRAEPIGALKRDGGLALPERHLGLTTDAAEALTDDWVGALAVRMEREVDLDRLMELAGESDSLPAPKTFVTEKRSVRLGIARDKAFCFYYEENLDLLRSMGAELVPFSPIADGRLPEGIDGLYLGGGYPEAHAGALSANLSLLAEIRGAAEAGLPVYGECGGMIYLSSGLYDTEGNRYPMAGVFPFYVKMLERREALGYVTVRIREENLLGSVGAVFRGHEFHYSRTVDVPDDLKMTVKITRRTGDKEISEGYQVNNVYGSYLHLHFGAFPRVAEHIVGVMRKFKETGSKTMNHGEHRPLRGEQNQRYKTFYHEGQEKRKGKSKP; from the coding sequence TTGAGAACCTTAATTATTGCCGGGACATCGAGCGGGGCGGGAAAGACGACCGTGGCGCTGGGGCTGATGACCGCCTTTGCAAAACGGGGTTTGACCGTGGCCCCTTTCAAGGCCGGTCCCGACTATATCGATCCCCTTTTCCACCGGCGGGTTTGCGGGCGGCCGAGCTACAACCTCGACGGCTGGATGATGGGTAAGGAGGCGGTCCTGAAAACCTTCGGGCGGGTGGCCGCGGGAGCGGATATCGCCGTGATCGAAGGGGTAATGGGACTCTTCGACGGATATGACGCGGCAGGGGATGCCGGATCCACGGCCGAGATCGCGAAGTGGCTCGGCGCCCCGGTGATCCTCGTTGTAAATGCGGGATCAATGGCGCGGAGCGCCGCCGCCCTTGTCAGGGGGTTTGAAACCTTCGATGAAGAACTCTCCGTGGCCGGCGTGATCTTTAATAATACCGGCGGCGTCCGGCACAAAGAGTGGCTTTTCGACGCGGTGTGTTTGAACTGCCGGGCCGAACCGATCGGCGCTCTCAAACGGGATGGCGGGTTGGCCCTTCCCGAGCGTCACCTCGGGCTGACCACGGACGCGGCGGAGGCGCTGACCGATGACTGGGTCGGTGCCCTGGCGGTCCGAATGGAGCGTGAAGTCGATCTCGACCGTCTTATGGAACTGGCGGGGGAGAGCGATTCACTTCCTGCGCCGAAAACTTTTGTAACAGAAAAACGTTCCGTCCGGCTCGGCATCGCCCGGGACAAGGCCTTCTGTTTCTACTATGAAGAGAACCTTGATCTTCTCCGGTCGATGGGAGCCGAACTCGTTCCCTTCAGCCCGATTGCCGATGGCCGGCTTCCCGAAGGGATCGACGGTCTCTACCTTGGCGGAGGCTACCCCGAGGCGCATGCCGGGGCATTGAGCGCAAACCTGTCGCTTTTGGCGGAGATACGCGGAGCAGCGGAAGCCGGGCTTCCGGTTTATGGCGAGTGCGGCGGGATGATCTACCTTTCCAGCGGTCTTTATGACACGGAAGGAAACCGTTATCCCATGGCCGGGGTCTTCCCTTTCTACGTGAAGATGCTCGAGCGAAGGGAGGCATTAGGCTATGTGACGGTGAGGATCAGGGAAGAGAACCTTCTCGGTTCCGTCGGAGCGGTTTTTCGGGGTCACGAGTTCCACTATTCCAGGACCGTGGATGTGCCGGACGATCTTAAGATGACGGTTAAAATAACCCGGCGGACAGGTGACAAGGAGATCTCCGAGGGATACCAGGTAAACAATGTTTATGGGAGTTATCTCCATCTTCACTTCGGGGCCTTCCCCCGGGTCGCGGAGCATATTGTCGGTGTCATGCGGAAATTCAAGGAGACAGGGTCAAAAACAATGAACCATGGGGAACACAGACCGTTACGGGGAGAACAAAATCAAAGATACAAAACATTTTACCATGAAGGGCAGGAAAAAAGAAAAGGCAAAAGCAAACCATAA
- a CDS encoding metal-binding protein, translating to MNEKYFIHESCRFYPCHDYENFRSCLFCWCPLYLLDCGGDYRMTHGVKDCSGCFLPHAEEGYDYILQQVNQQIYHKSGS from the coding sequence ATGAACGAGAAATATTTCATCCACGAAAGCTGTCGTTTTTATCCCTGTCACGACTATGAAAATTTCCGTTCCTGCCTCTTCTGCTGGTGTCCGCTCTACCTCCTGGACTGCGGGGGAGATTATCGAATGACCCATGGCGTCAAGGATTGCTCCGGCTGTTTTCTTCCCCATGCGGAGGAGGGATACGACTATATTCTGCAACAGGTGAACCAACAAATTTACCACAAGAGCGGCTCATAA